The following DNA comes from Solanum stenotomum isolate F172 chromosome 11, ASM1918654v1, whole genome shotgun sequence.
TGGCCTAAActactaaaaatcaaaagtagaaAATGGAAAAGTTTTCACAAAATATTAAGCATAagataaaacaacaacaacatacagtggaatcccacaagtggggtctgaaAAGGGGAGAGTATTACGCACACTTTACCACTACCTCGTTTAAGCATAAGGCAAAATTATCAGAAAATTTTACCTGTATAAAGGGTCAGCATCTCCAGCACTAGCATCAAAAGCTCCAAcaagacaaaataaaactaCCAAGAAAGTGATCCAATAACAATCTGCCATCTGATATCACAAAATTGgtaaaaaatcaaatctttaatCTCACATCTTACATATAATCTAACAAATTAAGTAAACTAATTTCTATCTCCAAACCCCAAATAGAAAAAAGGCTCcaagatttgatttttaactcCAAAACCCATATAGAAAAAGGCTCCAAGATTTGATTTTTACATTTGAAATTGAATATTTGGAAGAAAATAAAGGGTTAGACAAGCAAATTACCTTGTTAGATTCACAAAGGGGTACTCAAATTTGTTTATCAAATAGCAAAGAGATTCAACATTCTTCAATTCACCAATTTTTATGGCAAAAGGAGAGGAGAATCCAAAGCAAGTgaggaaagaagagaaaaaaaacatgtGCCAATGCAGCAAAgccttttatttgaaaaaaaataatcatttttggttattaattatgattttgatctttatgatatataataattagatatatttatgttttgatCAATTATAATGTGTGTGATGGGTTCTTTTGCTACTCTTATTTATGAAGATAGTACAAGTTTAATATAAGATGTgattagttaaataataaaatggttaatataataatatattcaataaaattttataagtgtcaaaacaaataaaaggttgataatttcaaacaaATGATTAACATTCATAGGAATTAAAAGTTCATATTTTAGTAATTGAGGTCGCTGTAAAAATTAATAAACGTCAGAGTCAAGATTTGTTTTTTCTCGATAATATATTCATGTAGTGATAACCAGCTATGAGTAGGGGTgaatctaaaattttaatttatgaattttgtattctaaaattattaggttgatataaaaaaaaaaaaaaacttggtgCAAAGCCAAATTCGTTAATAAAATTCCTTGGAGATGTGATGGGTTATTGTTGGGTGTGTAAACTAATTtttatctgcatcataatattTCACAAGTTATGTCTCGcgcctataaaaaaaaaatttatgccGCCTAAATATAAATTCAATTCATATAAATGCAAAATATAAAAGACCAATTCATTTAACTATCAGCATAAATTTAGTCATTTTGTACCAAATAAAGTTATATACAGTGACGATCAATATAGCAGATTCACGTTGCTTGCAATTTGGgcataataattattattgtgaGAGACTGAAAGTGAAGGATTAAAaacacattaattattttttaaaaacttttaagttttctATGTGAACTATCATTAAATAATTATCGAAACACATTTTTCAAACATCACTTATaaattacactaaatatatttttatagtcaCCTACGAACTACCATATGGAccatatatttgaaaaggcaGTGTGTAACAGAAAAACTTGGTTCTCTTTTGTTTTCTCTCTTTCACAGTTCACACAATGTTTTTAGTATATgttatataaatatagaaaatatatttggatctgttttatttttctccaaTTCAAACAAGGTTTGGTACAACTAAATTAGAAActagtttttttatatatactccctccgtccatttTCATTGTCATGATGTGCTTTTCGAAAgtcattttgattaattttcaaaattagattacattaattcgatattttaaacaaaaaatttaaatgttcaaaaactatatgaaaagtactataaattgcaattttttacatatcaatatgatgaaagaATATATTGTacaatgttagtcaaagttcttatcatttggctttataaaaataaattatgacaataaaaatgaacgaatgaaatatatttttaggtGATAAAGTAGAAACTAGttaaaaacatgaaacaagccacAACTCAAGggtaaaaaaggagaaaagaatatcataaaagtaaaatttactataatgaaataaactaagtccataaataaattattacatgCTCATGATCGGTAAAAACATATTATAACAATACTTTGATATAGACAAGTTGAAGTCAACTATACAAATATTGATTATAGTCATATTGCTCCAATATTACAActcattttaaatttcaataacaGAGAAGAGAAGTGAAAAATGCTCCAaagtaaacaattaaaaatgaacaaagaaaatatattcttagGTAATAAATTAGAAACTAGTTAAAAATTTGTTAGATGAAACAAGCCCCAACTCAAGGgtcaaaaaggagaaaagaatatcataaaagtaaaatttactataatgaaataaactaagtcaataaataaattattacatgCTCATGATCAGTAAAAACATATTATAACAATACTTCAATATAAACAAGTTGAAGTCAACTATACAAATATTGACTATAGTCATATTGCTCCAGTATTACAActcattttaaatttcaataacaACATAGGAGAGAAATGAAAAATGCTCCAAAGTAAACAAACTCGATTCAATaaataagttattattataCTCTCGttgtaaaaaaagaaagattacAATAACACTTCATCTTCAAGCAAGTTGAAGACGGCTATATGAATCCTAATACATAGATCATATATCGCTCTACAACTCATCTTAGACTCCGACAACATTATAACATAAGTAgagaaatacaaaatacttaaaACATTACATCAAAAGTACTCCAAAATAGAAATCAATTTAATGCAATACAATATAGCTATAGTACTTTTAATCTTTTCCATTAATTattggaaaaaattaaaagattaatTTCCCTAATTAATTAAGGGCATTTAGGTTTTCCTTCTTGAGTCTTCCAATTGTTGTAACAAGGACATGATTGTTTGTTGCCATAAACTCCTTTAGGAACACATAAACATGTTGCACAACATTTTTGACAAAAGAACATACATGGCTTCTTGTGTGATGTTGCTGAGCATCTATAAGTACATTTTGGCTTGCAatctatataataaaaaaaaaaatcaaacacaccatatatcaaaataaaattaaataaaaaagaatcagGTTCAAATTCTAgcgaaaacaaaaaaaattaaaaataagtgattttttttattttagtagaTGAAATTATTGTTCATCCCTAGgtaaaagagtttttttttttttgtattattcaGTCAAAGTGGCAAGTATGTTTCCATCTACTGTCAAAACACTAgatcttgttatttttttataactaaaAAATAGTTGATAAACATTTCGTgttgaaagttgaaataaatgatttatgtatatataagtgctaaaattgataataagccactgttatgaattattttattttttgttataatgaCTAAAATGTTATCCTTAAAAATTCTTTTtcgaaaatataaatttacaaGTATTTTTACAAGAAAAAGGACAATATATATACCTCTTGGGCGAAGCTTGTTGTAACCCtgcaaaaatgaagaaaaagacacataaaattaaaagggtttgtcaaaaaaaaaaaaagaggtacattatatttttatctaatAATTAATCGAGATTAATATTTAATGGTGTGTAGCCACGTAGATTGAAGAGTGACCAGTTAATCAACATTCTTTGTCTGAAAGTTATATtgtatagaaaaataatatgtttataCGTTAAATCTTAGACGCTCTTAGCGTGTGAATATTTACCTCGACCACATTAGAGAAAGTGAGCAAAATCAAGAACATTGAGAGAAGCAACAAGAAGCTAGCATTGTAACCACTCTTTGCCATTTTCTTCTCTTCAAATGGAAGTGAAATTACTATAtagtttgaagaaaaataaaatatttaagaagaagagaagataaATGGAAATATTTGATGGAAGTAGAAGAGTAAAGTGAGAATATTTATagactaattttaatttgtgataTTAGCACTTTTAGTCCCTCGAAtatcaataaatttttattttaatcctGATGATTTTTATTAAGTAAATTTAACCTTTAATTAATAGATATGAAACAATTTTGATCCTTTTGATTGTGAAGATTTACAAATTATTTCTTCATATATCTCAATTATGCGacactcttttatttttagttagttaaaAATGATatctttttgtatttattaataatttatttttttaaacttctCATTTTGCGGCCTCCTAATGAGATGATTTATCTCACACAAATActatgacttagagtttgttTGGATCAATTTATGTTAAgtattttaaagctaaaataatgTTTAAGCAGTTTTATAGTGTATggtaagttttttaaaaaacgcTTATAAGCACGTAATTTTAAgctaaaatgacaaaaataagtcataacaaGTTTTTCGCTtacaaacaaaatattaaagtCAATTCAAAGAAGCTCTTACTCtagaccataaattttaaaagtcttcattttattcttaaactATAAATCGAATAAAAcattatcacataaattgaaataaagaagTTCAACACTAAACTATTCAATCATTGATGTATTACATTAACTTTCTAATGTCACTCTATACTTGAGGATataattctaaaaatagtctTAAGATCACATATTTTcgatataaaacaacaaaaacaataacataCGAGTGTACTGCTTCAAGTAAGGTTTGAAAAGGATAGAGTCTATGCAAACTTTACTCATattctaaaagatagaaagacTGTTTTTGATAGACCTTGACTCAAGGATATACTTACATTATGAAGtgactaaaaatacatattatatTTACTTGAAGGTTAAaactataatttattaaaagGACTAAAAGTGTAATTATCTCTATTAATTTGGaggtagaaaaaaataataaataaataaaataaaattgggcgTATATTAGGGCGTAAAAATGGGACCAATGCACAAGAAAAGTCCATTTAGTTGATTGATAATTATTATGAAATAAAGTGAGCGGTGATAACGCCGTGTTTGCggtgatttataatttttatatttattttttgttttaatttaatttttttaaataaataaaattgttgtcAACTTTATCTAACATGTTGGTCTATCGAAAATAATTTATCGATCTAAGttctaagaaaataataagattTGTTGTTATACAACCTTTGCCACATCCTAGGTTTGGCTCGacttaaaagacataaagaagAGATCGATCTCAAATTATTCGTGGAAATAATCACCTTGCAAATCAACTGAGTTGTTTCGAAGAGcatattgttttgttgttgttgttttagttgAGTAGTTTTCTTggatcttgaaattttaaagacaaaaaaggAAGTACTATTCTGTTgtttcatttctcttttttctcaatactgccaaaaaaaaaatgatgatatTTGTCCAAATTAATTgcctataattttattttattttagatttaattatttgatttgtaAAGTTTATAATGATAAGATTATAAATTTatcaagaaagaaagaaaaaagatttcTATCAAAAAGTTATACATTGTTCGAATTTGAATCCAAAGTATTAGATTAagaataaaaacattttaatcACTTCATTACATTCTTCGTCAAATTTATACTTAAAAATGAAGTATAAATTGGAATGATTGTGttaaaaagttaattatatattggAAAAAGGATAGAtctgttttaaattatttcattgactttaaatatttatcacATGCAACGATTATATAGACgatataaaaacaatataaaaaattctAGTGGTCACATGAGGTAACATGGCCCTTAGGCATtaagtctttttttatttttttttatttctaccGACCATCAAAAATTGTATGGGATAAATGACCTTTATTGTAACCGTAAAGATAACTGAGTCGATGTAATAGATGGTATCTTATTGGGGAGACCATGGATTAATTCTTCTTTATTAATGTCTTTTTAGTTGAGCTCATTGTATCAGATTTGTCTAGTTCAATTTTCATCTCTTGCGTGTGGTTCAAAAGCTATTACACAAGAGCTTTATCCGGTGTACATGCATCCAAAAGTAAACTAGCTACTAACACATCACTATATTTCTACTGAAGTTTTCACTATAAAATCTATGGTGACTATTCCtacaaatattttgattgaattagtgagaaaagaaaaaatagtattatatgttttcatatgaaaaaataaGGAAGTTTTTCACTATTTCAGTGACATTTTGTCAGTGAACCGGATCATTCAGTAAAagtgaatgaaaaaaatcatgtactATAACTAATATTCGTTGTGAAAAAAAACCTTTGTTTTCTGTAGTGGTAGGAGTTGCGGGTCTTCGAAGAAACAAATGCCCTTTACACTCAACTAGAAGGTTCAAGTTTGCATGTtgaagatgaattttttttgatagaGAGTGTCTTCCTCTTTTATAAGCTTAGGCGGCAGTGCACACATTCAAATTAGTAGGGTCCTATAGCAGATTTTgaatatcaaagaaaaaaaactactatttataattaaataacattttatgatcaaatgaataaaaaaaattcatatttaattaaagATTTCGAGTCTGAATTCGATGAACGAAAGGGTTGAAAATATATCACAACTTTTATACCATAGTACAAGTAGAAGTTGACATAACGTGCATTGTCACACAATTATAAACTACAAGCACTGTACGGACGTCATGCCTtatgaaaaaaaaggaaacccCATGTTGATGCATTTATTGCATATATGTTGAGTATAATATCAGATTCAAagatgataaatatttattcgtactcaatatttatatcaaattataaatatataaccGTTTATCATGTGAAGTGAATTCATTATTTCCTTGAACTAATTTCTAATGTGGGAtgttattacttattttaaagtTACTGAATTTAGTAGAACTCTTTTTTATATACGTagttatatagtaatatatattggacaatatttttttccccTAAACTTATTAAGATTGGTAGTATCCGTAAAATCATATCTTGATCATTTAACAATCATTGTGATAAAGTGTATATAATATGATACTTTCACAAGCAAAAGCCATCAGTACGTCTACATATatcttgttaattaattaaactattGAGTAACATGCTTAATTAACATCTTGTTTGAAAAACACAAATTTATATCTATTGGCACAAAGAATTAATAAATACTACTAGTATATTTTTTACTTgctactttttcttcttttatcctATTCATGGAAACTACTTCCCCCGTcttaaattaattatcatattttcatttttgaagTTACATCATATCAATATTCAAAAGTTATTCGATCAGTATTACAGATGCAACTTTCTTCATGTTggtttgataaaaatatatattttaaaatccaAACACAAAGTAATTTGACTTGCTTATTTTTTTAGTAGACTTATTTTGACCAACTCAAATCCACCTATTTGACACTCGTACCTTagattatatattatatatactaagtaataatttaacccaaaaaaaagtgaaatagattTTCCCTTTTATCCCTAACAAAAAGGCCTAAAAGGCTCCTATATTGACTATGGACCAAAGAACCAAAATTTCATTATCAGAGTACCATTCTCTAGCATGGTCCAACTTTCGCCTTGGAGGAGAGTGGTCAACTTTTGACTCCGTTTGCCCTATGAGCAAAACTTCACGTTTACTAAGTTTTGACTTTTGACCTTCGAAGGTTTGCACCTGAAGTTCAAGACCATTCATTTCCAAGGTCGATAAGTGTAATTTCCGAACAAACCTGCAAGCTATTATAGACCAGAGACCAGAGTCAAGGGAAAGCTATTCAACCATAGTCATATCTTACAATTCCTTCCATATACTACATATATAAAGTTATAAACCATTTCAAATCAGATGAAAATGGTTTgaaaaaacaaacataattcaGCCAAACGAAACTCGATTACTTAAATAGTTctgtttcataaaaaaaaactaaacaaacacaaACACTGTAAACTGAGGCCAGAAACTTGGCATCATATCTACtgtacctattttttttttcctttctaaaaCAACTCATTCTCTACCCATTTTTTGTTCTGGGCTGTGCTAGCTTCTCTGTGCCGGGACATAATTTAAACATATAACAAAGGTAGGTGATTTAACTTACAACCCTCTAAGTGAGAGGGGAAGTTTCAAGCCAAGTTGAAATCTGATAACAGTTTCTTGAAATCCAGGGACTGCACGTCGTTGGAGAGATCTGTCAACAGTTTCTTGAAGTCCAGGGACTGCAAGTCATTGAAGCGATCTGCCAACAGTTTCTTGACCTCCGGGGACTCCTTGGAGACAAAAGCAACACCCACAGCCATTGTTAGACCGATGACAAAGAAAGCTTTCATGCATCCGTTACCATGGGATAAACGTCCAAGTAGAATCTTGCAGTACTTCTGCACTTCCTTCAAGGATGCTTGATGGGCAGCATTATCCACACTGGCCAATGCCTTCTCACTCTACAGTAtcataaagaaaaacaaattagcTGAATTAGCAACAGCTTACTACTCCATATATGATGGATTGATTTTTTTGATTGACTAATCTGGAAAGATTAATACGAGGACTTTCATGTGTCATAGTTCATGCCAAAGACACACATCCCTTGAGGTATACCAATTAGTGACCGAATGATAAACACAGGTATAATACAACATTGATATAAATGTGGAAAGAAGAACAATGATGTCTGGCCTTGTTGGCTCTTTTTCTAATGCAAATGCCCTCGCCCCACCAATAACAGAAGTCCAAAAGGGAAACTGAGCCATAACTGGAACAGGCCTATAACAAGAGTAACCAATAACTTGTAAAAGTTGATAGACTTCATCTTTTGTTCAATAGATATCATTCTGATATGTTCAACTATAGAAAGATTAATATACCTTAAGTCTGAGACTGTTTAAGGTCACCTTCAATGGATCAAGTCCAGGTCCCTTAGCAGAATGCACCTTGAACTCTGTAGACAGCTTCTTTATTATTATCAGACTCGCTTCAACATTGTCCAGATAAATATTGTCCTGTTACAATCACAAGGGAAAGATAACAGATCAGTCACtagaaatttaaagaaaaaagggaCGAGTTTGGAAAGAGAAAATCAAGAACTTAGATTTCTTACCCACAGCTTGTAACAGTCGGGGTTCTGAGTCAAACACCAAACAGATAGCTCAGTAGCTTCCTTTGATAGATCAGGAACACCTATAAAACATGTAATATTTAGGACTATATAGCTGAATAAGCAATCACTAACAAATCAGATGCAAAAACAAAGGAGCTTCAGGGTCAACATAGAGTCGAACTTTTTGCTTTACCTTCCCCAACAGCTTTGATAGCAAAAGGCAGTATACGCTGGGTTAGCTGCTTCATTGCTTTGCTCCCAGGGGCAGCAACAAGAGCTACCTCTTTCAGTGTAGGGTAGACAGCTTCAAACCTTTCAGTGGCCTGAACATAACAAGCATCACAAACTACTAcgatatagaatatatatattttatagtaaCTTATAATTAGAATATTGATGGAACACATAATAACAGCAGTAAAAATCACCTTAATTCGAGCAGAAGGTGCTGGGAAGGTGATCCTCATCAAAACCTCAAGAGCTGATGGAGGCACAACACGTTCTCCCTTTCTTACTGCACCATTTCTGAGTATAGCACGGGCTTTTGGTGAGGATACAATCCTGAAAGAACATTGAGCCCACATTAGTACTTGACGAGCTGATCAAACACTTTTTCAGTAAGCTTGAGAAGAGTATAGGTACCTCTCAGCCAACTGTAGGATTAAGTCTCTCGACTGTGGGTTACTGCTCAATTTACTGCTTAACAATGGTAAGAGAAAATGTACCCACATGAACAATCCCACGATTAAATCAGCTTGGCAAGCCTATAGGAATTGAGGCAAGTTAGCACAAGAGACAACAATAAGTGAGGGAGCATTGAAATGATAGATGATGGCAATATCCCAAAGATTATCTAGAATGAATGATGATTATTACCTGAGTGACTGCCCAAATCATGACTGGAAGCTTATCTTGTCCTTGGTATTTCCCATTTTCATTCAGTATTGGTAAGAGACTGATTAAAACATCAGGTTTCCGTCTCAATACCATTGCTAGAACCACAAACATGGCAACCTGCAGTTCAATGACATATATCAACTACGTTATCATATAAAGTCACAAGTATCAGCTATTGAGATCCTTAATTTCAAGTTTATCAATTCTTGGCAGATTTTGAATGATTAATATacagcaaaaagaaaaaaaaaaactgtccCAGAATAAAGTTTGACTTAAACCAGTCTTCTAATAAGCAATAGCATATCGGCATgatattttccttttcatatGTTGAAAGCTGATGCAAACAAATGTAAAACTGCACTTGGTATATCCTCAGGAAACAGAACAGAGGAAATGAATAAATTAGTTATTCAGATTCATGAAACAATGACAGAGTTGAAAACATTTCTTCTCCACTGAAATTTCATTTAGAGAGTTCAGAAAGAACATTAGAGGAAGCTCCCAAGAGAAAAGGTTGAAGTACACAATGATCAAGGTAAATATTCCGAAATGTTTGGGCTGACATCAAatttgaaaacatgataataagTTGATATGGAGAACATGTAGACAAACAAAGTAAATACACTGTTTACAATGTTCTGCAATTAACATAACTGACCAAATTTCTTAAGAAGAATGGATCAGATTATTGTTCTAGCCCAAAAAGAAGATCTATTGACATGAAAAGACAAAATTTACAGCTGCAGGACAACCccaaaccatttaaaaaaacaatcataTCACATGGTGTAGCAGAACCAGTCCATGAACAACACAAATGTATAGATGTGGGAAAAAACTACAAACTACAAAGTTTTTGAACTAAAGGCAAACTGTGTTTTACCAACCCCCTTCCCTGGAGACGATGTTTAGGCAGGCAGCTGTATgctgtttttttataaaaatatttcttgaatCTGACAACAATCATATAGGTGGGTCTCTCATTATATCAGTACACTTCTATCAGAAACACATGTTTCTGCACTTGTAAAGTGATGGTACTCAAAGTTCAATAAATGTGTCTAGACggattttcttttgtttataaACGACAGGTCTCCAGACTAACTCATCACAAGGGTTGAATGTAAACATGCAAATCAAGGTTTCTAGATACGCCACTCCACATAAGGCAACTCCTAAAACAAAGAAACATGAGCTACTCGGGATCACCACTTAACAAAGATTTTAGTTAGATAAGGACAGAATACAAAATCCACTAACGATCGCATTTATCACGAATGGGTTCCAATTAGACGTGATAACTAGTTAGggattcaaattcaagattgtATTAAACCCGGATATACATATACAGGGAAGCTTTAACCACACATGAAAGGTTCAGATATCCATGCCCCCTTCCAGAGGCGGAGCCAAGGTTAGGAGTTTGGGGGTtctaaatcaattttgtttGGGGGTTCACCTATTAATATacatctatttatttaattttctaatacaaatatagggTCTACGAAAAAGCTAGTGGGTTCGTCCGAACCCATGAACCCCCACCTAGCTCCGCCTCTGCTCCCTTCCCCAGTCAACCTTTTTCCTTTCTCCTTTATGGTGaatcattcttcaaaaatatagtACATGCAACTGATTCTTTCTTCTATCACCACAAAAAGACAATCATTGGAGTTACACTACACATGCCACAAACTTTCAAAATAACATGCAGAAAAGACAAAGTACACACAGAAAGTGAATGTAATTACCTGAGATTTTGAAGATACTTGCTGAACCACCTTTTTGGATCCCTTCGAAGCTCCTTCGTGCTGTACAAGATCAGCAATAATGCTATCCAACGACCATAACACAAAGGAACCAAGTGCATCAAATGATCGCTGGTTAAGCCAGTCAACCGATGTCTTATAAACATCCTCAGAAATTTGAGAAACAGGGATCTGTtcaataacaagaaaatcaacacaataaaagaaacagcATAACCAATAAGACAATAAATTGATTACTCAAAAATTGAAATGTGCAGGCGATAGCATTCAgactatcaaattaaagatcaaGAACATTTTATATAACATGTATGGCATTCCCACTTCAAGGACATCCATCTACTGATATAAAATCTATTCGGAAATTATAAAAACGGAATCTTGCAGAATTATATACTTTCTAGTTTCTATATCACACAATAGAATAGTGTAAACAAAAGTACAAGATCCCCTTTATTCTGAATTAAAAGAATACAGAATCAATCAAATCTCCCCAAGTaggatttgaagaagaagagtcCTAGAACAAAATGATAGGTAGCTAACGAATATCTAAGAGAGACAAAATTTGACTGCATTGATCTCGATTTTCATTCTCGAATAAAAATTCATTGTTTCGATTTATTTCATCTATTCCATGACCAGAACATTCAACATTCAAGTACAAAGACTCAAATTTTAGCTTTCTACACATTTAAGCATCTAACAAGTCAATCAAATCTAAttgaacattaaaaaaaaaaaaaaagagaaaaactcaCATCAATCATCTTCTCAACTGAAGATTCCCTAAG
Coding sequences within:
- the LOC125843911 gene encoding protein RSI-1 codes for the protein MAKSGYNASFLLLLSMFLILLTFSNVVEGYNKLRPRDCKPKCTYRCSATSHKKPCMFFCQKCCATCLCVPKGVYGNKQSCPCYNNWKTQEGKPKCP
- the LOC125843874 gene encoding uncharacterized protein LOC125843874, translated to MEDYETFLIEPEQEWKTVSYHKKNKKQSGKSKQGEEFSGNWNNGESSGDVFRSIEQHAVERRKRIVESQKLYEAASGESSAVIDKNEQDSDGEDAAGGAIENDGVVEKKSKPKKVKKPKVTVAEAAAKIDNSDLVVYLVDISTSFDKQEDIQLMRFADYFGRAFAKVSSSQFPWMKILRESSVEKMIDIPVSQISEDVYKTSVDWLNQRSFDALGSFVLWSLDSIIADLVQHEGASKGSKKVVQQVSSKSQVAMFVVLAMVLRRKPDVLISLLPILNENGKYQGQDKLPVMIWAVTQACQADLIVGLFMWVHFLLPLLSSKLSSNPQSRDLILQLAERIVSSPKARAILRNGAVRKGERVVPPSALEVLMRITFPAPSARIKATERFEAVYPTLKEVALVAAPGSKAMKQLTQRILPFAIKAVGEGVPDLSKEATELSVWCLTQNPDCYKLWDNIYLDNVEASLIIIKKLSTEFKVHSAKGPGLDPLKVTLNSLRLKSEKALASVDNAAHQASLKEVQKYCKILLGRLSHGNGCMKAFFVIGLTMAVGVAFVSKESPEVKKLLADRFNDLQSLDFKKLLTDLSNDVQSLDFKKLLSDFNLA